aagactggccctgagctaacatccgtgcccatcttcctctactttcttatttttttttccaaagattttatttttcctttttctccccaaagccccccggtacgtagttgtgtatttttagctgtgggtccttctagttgtggcatgtgggatgccgcctcagcatggcccgatgagtagtgccatgtccacacccaggattcaaacaggcAAAACGCtaggccgccgcagcagagcatgggaacttaaccactcggccacgggactggccccttcctctactttctatgtgggacgcctgccacagcatggcttgccaagtggtgccatgtctgcacccaggattcgaaccgcgTGCTGCCagagcagaacgtgtgaacttaaccgctgcaccaccagccggcccctgaaaacattttttatggGCCAAAACTTGAGCCTATTGTTTGCTTATAGATCTTCGAAGTAAAGCAACTAATAATTTAGACAGAGGTCGGCAAAGTTTTTCTGTATtgagccagataataaatatttcaggctttgcagatCATAGGTccgtctctgtcacaactactcagctgTTCAACTCTGCCAGTGTAGTGCACAAGCAACCAGAGACAATGTGTAAATGAACGAGTGTGTCTGTGttcccataaaactttatttacaaaaacaggcagcgaGCCACATTTGGCCTGTGGACTTTTAAGTTTCCCAGCCCGTTTTAGAGATACACTGGCATCCTTTGTGTTTGCTGAAGACATATTTTTCAGATCCTTATTCCGTCTCTAGGAGGCTCGGCCCCAGCCTAACTGATGTGAGCCTAGATATTAAACTAACAAGAGTCAGGTCTGCTTCCACAGGCTTGATAGTTATCAGGctgaggagaaaatggaaatagagaaaatctggaaaagaCATTGTCTTTCATATTAAAGAGCTAGACATCTAGACACGTTCTATCTCATTACCCAATTTTCCCCTTCTTTATAGCACTTACCACCATCTAAACTTGTCCGATTTGCGATGGAAACCTTTATATGATATGGTCAGGACTGGTAGTTGGTCAGTTAATCAATGatataaggaaatattttttaaaatacctgctttaaactttttttaaaacttaaaatatataaatatacattgcTTTACTAATCTTTTGAGGAAGGTCCAAGGCTTTTTCTTAGCATTTGGATCTTCTGATTAGAATTCTGCTTCATCTATCTTGATAAATTACATCCATACGCATCGCCTGCATTTCccaatgtatttctttaaattggCTGAGAACTTAGGCACATGAAAAACAGTTTGAATGAAGAATCCTTCTAGATTTTTATACTTCTGAAAACCAAAATTTTACAGTTGTTGTATGTACCCTAAGTCAACGGTAATGTTTAGCAAATTAATTGAGCCTTTTTAAAGCGTTCAACTGTTTTCCATTCAGTtggatacatatataaatacttaTAACCCTTGAACACTTTCTAAATATGAAGCTTTTTTCGAGCTGCTAAAAATTTGTGAATTCATTTATCAGATCACATTCTTCTGTGACAAAAGGACCTGAAGCAATATGAGACTCAGATGGATTGGGGAGAGGAGAGTGTGGCTGGGATGAGACACACTGGCAGGGAAGGgtagaaagcaccaaaggcagactTGCACTGGAGCTCAATTTTGCCAAGTGGCAATTCTATATGAATGAGAAATCAATAACGggtttttaagagaaagaaagcatgtTTAAGAGTATATCTCTAACCTTTAAGGGGGCATTGTCCCATTTTCccaaaaaatatcttgaagtgCTGTTTTCTAGACAGAATTCTAGAATGCCTGGATAGCCCACGGTTTCACCTTAGAATAGGTGTGCTTTTCTTCTCTTATgctattttgtttcttctcttatttGATTTTGTTGAGACTGTCTAATGCAAACATCTGTGTCCTGTTTCATCTAGGAAGCTTGTAAAACCTGGCCCTAGAGGATTGCAAGCCTGTCTCAGGGCCGGTATGCTGTGAGTGGTAGGGCATGagatttcaggcagaaggaacaaaaGATCTCAAAACATCAAGGGGGGTTAGAATTCCTCATTCACCAAATATCGAGTGTTTTCCTGGAGAGGCAGTGTGCTCTGGGCTGGGAGTCAACACTGGGCAAGGCATGGTCTTAGTCCCAATTCTGTTGTTATATAAATCACTGTTCACCACCTGTGAACCTATCATAAGTCATATTTTTCTCCTATAAGTATTTCGCTTACTTTCTTCTGCTTCTAGGCCAACACATATGAAAAGTACTGGCCATTTTACCAGAAGCGTGGAGGCAACTATTTTCCCAAAGATCACTTGAAAAAGGCTGTCGCTGAAATTGAAGAAatgtgcaatattttaaaaatggagggaGTGACAGTGAGGAGGCCTGACCCCATTGACTGGTCCGTGAAGTATAAAACTCCTGATTTTGAGTCTACGGGTAAGTGATGTCAGATACCCAAACTGCTAGtgtcttaatttttaattctttcttaatgTGTAAGGAGAAAACTCAGATAATTTCTCAgagattcttttgttttcataatcCTTTGAAACTTCAAagattatttaggaaaaaattggTTCTTTTTGATATGATTGAGATGTATATATTCTAAACTCCATTGTAAATCGAAATCTCCTCGAAAGCAGCAGTTTTTCTGAACTTTATGATCATTTCCTTACATAAGAACAGTGGATTCCATTTAATTTTCCTCAAGAACAGAAGAGTGGAAAAGAAacatttctagtttatttctaACTGACGTTGCTACACAGTCTTCTTGTGCCTGAGGTCGGTGTTCTAATTTATAGTTCTAGAAGTGATCCTTGGCccaatttttatttcctgataCTGATATTCCCTGAAGAACTCTGTTTCTATGTAGCAAGAAAGGAGCTTACAGAAGGTGAAAACTTGGTGGTTCTAGATCTTTTTGAACAGGGACTTGATtgcttcagtctttttttcttttcctttttttttggcttggcTTCACCATCCCCACACAGAATTCATGTTACCTGTCTGGTATGTATCATTCCATATTTTTTTCCGTTTGCACATAGttatatatgtgcacacacatataggttttctgtacattttttttaccaaaaaatgGCATTGTattatgtagattttttttgtcttggaaaTTATCATTACTGAGGTTCCTCTGGACCTTTTTGGTCTGACAGGTTTATATGGTGCGATGCCTCGAGACATCCTGATAGTTGTGGGCAATGAGATCATCGAGGCTCCCATGGCATGGCGTGCTCGCTTCTTTGAGTACCGCGCATACCGATCAATTATCAAAGACTACTTCCACCGTGGTGCCAAGTGGACAACGGCTCCTAAGCCCACAATGGCTGATGAGCTTTATGACCAGGTGAGTCCCTAATTATAGGTGAGCTTATTAGTAACTCTTCTAGATAATCCACAGAGAGTGGGATAGAAATTCACTGATACCTTGTATTTATTATGCATATCAGAAACTGAGAGCATCACctacttttaaagaaatgattgtTTTATGATGAAAACAAGAGTAAATAATATTGTAATAGAAATAATGATTGCTAACACTTACTtggtgcttaccatgtgccaggtctTGAGCTAAGTGCATTATTACATCCTCAGTCCTGTTTATTCTTTACAGCAACCCCATGAGGGGGTAGCATCGTTCCATTACAGGGAGGAAAACTTGCCTGAAGGCGCACAGCTATTCATTGGTGGAGACAGAAAGTCATTAGGCTGaactccattctcttcttctagaaaaagaagTTGGTCTACAGGCCAAACTCATAGTAAAAGATGTGTATGTCTCTTATAGGATCACCTGCTATTtgattatttataaaaagaatcaaaaaatcaaaatttgttATTGGGATCTGAAGACAGAAATAAGTAATGCCATCATTCCACCACACCCAGTCAAATCTGGCAGGGGCTACATGGCATCTCATTTTATGTATGAGTTAGGCTCAGGAccaaatttcttttctaaaagaacAGAATGACTTCATCCTGTTGACTTTCAGTATTGTAGATAGCTACATAAGTCAATGTATGGGTCATGGAATATTTTCAGAATCATTACTGCCTCTGTACCACTTGCTTCTAAGGATCGGGAAATTGCTGTCATGcctagttgtttttctttttcattgttggttggtttgttttggtttggttagCATGGACCTGCATCTTCCCCATGCGTGTTTTAGTCTAAAACAGGGTAGTAGTATTTTGGGAAATGATGATGTTGAACTAATTTTCTTAGTAATGGATGCCCTATAAATAATTTCCTCATGAACCAGTGCATTGTGTATGTGCATTCTTGTTCCAACCAGGATTACCCCATCCGTTCTGTAGAAGACAGACACAAATTGGCTGCTCAGGGAAAATTTGTGACGACTGAGTTTGAGCCATGCTTTGATGCTGCTGACTTCATTCGAGCTGGAAGAGATATTTTTGCACAAAGAAGCCAGGTTGATAAAGGCTGCCTGTGAAATTTTGCACTCtattactttactttttatttccaaattaaaatattttgatcctAAAGATTTTTAGTTATCTAAACATAGAACCAAATCTTTATagatttatgttttccttttattctcagGTTACAAACTACCTGGGCATTGAATGGATGCGTAGGCATCTTGCTCCAGACTACAAAGTGCACATCATCTCCTTTAAAGATCCCAATCCAATGCATATTGATGCCACCTTCAATATCATTGGACCTGGTCTTGTGCTTTCCAACCCTGATCGACCATGTCACCAGGTAAGCGAGTTTTTAGGACTCTTGAAAAGCGATAGCGTCTAGCAACTGAAatagttgccatttttattttaattacttccATGGTTCCTAGTGGTTCTAAATGACAAATTCAGCAATGCTCAACATTATTGTGATCAAACATTGGGTTGTTTATGGTATGTTTACTACAACACGTCCAACACTCACAAATATATGTTGTAACCATGATCATTAGTATAGTGGCATCAGACTTTGCCTGCCTGCCATTGTCAAAGGCTCAAgtttatgcatttgtgtgtgtttttatcaAACAGAGTGGTATGATTTCATAATTTGCAGCCGAAGTTCCACAGCAGCTGAGTTACAAGTACAATGATCTCTGCATGTCTAGGGCAGTGCCCGTGGGCAGTGGGTATCTTATTCTCTCCAGTAGGTCAGGCCCCCTcagccagccccacccagcagGGGGGAGCAGAGCCGCTGCACTGCAGCTGGTCCATCCCCATCACCTGTGGTCTCCTACTTCCACCTGCTGCGCCTACTTCCCTTTGGGCAGTGAGTCATTTTGCATTATTTGCTAGGCTGCAGGACACCTTTTTAAAATCACTATTTTACCATGTCACTGTTTATTTCTATCCCATATATTTAGACTCAATGACCAAGATtacttattcatttcattttaatgtaatttcttGATATCCTAAGTGGCTATGTGAACATAGGGATGGCTGAGTTATAGTAGGTCACTAAGGACAATTATGGTTCCTTGGGAGTACATCCCTAACATTTGTCTTTATACCCTGGTGATAGACACCCAGTGATGGACTATGAAGTAGATGGACTGTGGATTTGACATagtcacatttttgttttcttataactAAATACgtaggaaatattttcattttctttaatgataATTTCTCAAGGAAAGCAtgtttggcattttaaaatctCTGAGACCTGAGAAAAGCAtgaggatatttttaaaagctttaacaTTTCTGTTACTTTTTAACTTCAATCTGGTAGTCTGAggattttatgtatatttttaattaagattcaGACAAAATCATccaaatgttttgaaaatttaatttctttattttggcaGTTG
This is a stretch of genomic DNA from Equus caballus isolate H_3958 breed thoroughbred chromosome 1, TB-T2T, whole genome shotgun sequence. It encodes these proteins:
- the GATM gene encoding glycine amidinotransferase, mitochondrial isoform X2 — encoded protein: MFLNQNLIMLLIPLLSLPYFPTPNTYCLGFLMVIKILHNLALVCLARTPHFNRWIIVEANTYEKYWPFYQKRGGNYFPKDHLKKAVAEIEEMCNILKMEGVTVRRPDPIDWSVKYKTPDFESTGLYGAMPRDILIVVGNEIIEAPMAWRARFFEYRAYRSIIKDYFHRGAKWTTAPKPTMADELYDQDYPIRSVEDRHKLAAQGKFVTTEFEPCFDAADFIRAGRDIFAQRSQVTNYLGIEWMRRHLAPDYKVHIISFKDPNPMHIDATFNIIGPGLVLSNPDRPCHQIDLFKKAGWTIVTPPIPVIPDDHPLWMSSKWLSMNVLMLDEKRVMVDANEVPIQKMFEKLGISTIKVNIRNANSLGGGFHCWTCDVRRRGTLQSYFD